From a region of the Salmo trutta chromosome 10, fSalTru1.1, whole genome shotgun sequence genome:
- the LOC115201043 gene encoding pyridoxine-5'-phosphate oxidase codes for MRRIPSCSTLKNIREIGQYFHPHASLTACCRALFSQSFCTKSTSDSTAMDLSGMRKKYKGDEECFEENQLVSLDPIKQFGDWFDQATKCPEIGEPNAMCIATSTKEGRPSARMVLLKGYSNEGFRFFTNYESRKGGELESNPYACLCFYWEPINRQIRIEGNVERIPYQSSCDYFHSRPKSSQIGAIVSRQSTAVPDRNYLRQKNAALEEKYKDTDVPMPDYWGGYIIKPYMIEFWQGQTNRLHDRIVFTRPKNEESVLEEHQHHAEAGWVYQRLSP; via the exons ATGAGGCGCATACCCAGTTGCAGTACATTAAAGAATATCCGTGAAATAGGTCAATACTTTCATCCCCATGCCTCTTTGACAGCTTGCTGTCGAGCTTTATTTTCTCAGTCCTTTTGCACGAAATCTACGAGTGATTCTACAGCCATGGATCTCAGTGGCATGCGGAAAAAATACAAAGGAGACGAAGAG TGCTTTGAGGAGAATCAGCTCGTGTCTCTGGACCCCATCAAGCAGTTTGGAGATTGGTTTGATCAAGCCACAAAATGTCCTGAAATTGGAGAGCCCAATGCAATGTGCATCGCCACATCCACTAA AGAAGGACGTCCATCTGCTCGTATGGTCTTGTTAAAAGGCTACAGCAATGAAGGCTTCCGCTTCTTTACCAACTACGAGAGCCGGAAAGGTGGAGAGCTG GAGAGCAACCCTTACGCATGTCTGTGCTTTTACTGGGAGCCCATCAACAGGCAG atccGTATCGAGGGCAATGTGGAGAGAATCCCCTACCAGAGTTCCTGTGACTACTTCCACTCCCGGCCCAAGAGTAGCCAGATCGGGGCCATTGTGAGCAGACAAAGCACTGCCGTCCCTGACAGAAAT TACCTGAGACAGAAAAATGCGGCGCTGGAGGAAAAGTACAAGGACACAGATGTCCCAATGCCTGACTATTG GGGAGGCTATATCATCAAGCCTTACATGATAGAGTTCTGGCAGGGTCAGACCAACAGGCTACATGACCGTATTGTTTTCACACGGCCGAAAAATGAAGAGAGTGTTCTAGAAGAGCATCAACATCATGCAGAGGCGGGCTGGGTGTACCAGAGGCTATCCCCTTGA
- the LOC115201044 gene encoding oxysterol-binding protein-related protein 7 yields the protein MESFQNPYGATLNRSQSLMSGLEKTPPTCNKPTHSRSSSTASSRHSRNIKDWEVMDDLQVDVTSGDNPQDLTIPGICEGYLLKRRKWPLKGWHKRYFVLETGILRYSKTQQDITRGKLHGSLDVSLAVMSINKKSNRINLDAGDILYHMKAKSHDLFYIWVTKLSAHRMFKKNEAAQVHNGFLQALSQGTSVAGLAQRNGMQDVSSYQHYQSTTGSYMGEIAAPTLSEFPSVNPGVNGKVSAWLQQTHDPDSCAEELNRCQLDLSELNRLVQRLQSLEGGQQAFTNGELQRIISMQNLSLEKPKKSRSGKIWGHSRTMSRVEALGMVRQPFRGITKSLSSSHLNSSSQLGASVPSLPDYVPSIPDYVCSQLSPPTNTSAEGKKIQQDICTLSQRVHTSLKSVHEALAQERQRLQDTYHQSTTLAETASGNQSRRTPSVTDSAAEYFDASDDVLNGSSSESDESGLSDRTTSNSEPEEGHASATREYRASISKAPNSVVPKNTGRRTTLPAHCPENAHVGLMQILYNNIGKDLSRVSMPAALNEPINLIQRLCEELEYSELLDTANNTQDPYQRMVYVGAFAISGYATAHYRNRYKPFNPLLGETYECVREDKGFRYISEQVCHHPPISACHADSDNFSLWQDQRWKNKFWGKSLEIMPTGIVNVTLPRFGDHYEWNKVVTCVHNVLSQQRYLEHYGEVIIRNLNSNACTCKITFVKSRYWGSDTNKNEVQGTVLDQTGSVIHRFGGLWHEGIFCDTFPTPQCIWKPNPQPKDYHLYYGFSNFALELNELTPGLKPLLPPTDSRLRPDQRMLEYGRVDDCDKFKEEVEDTQRERRKQLAKKGQEHKPRFFKKAVDSSGRDVWLTNGTYWKFRENPGFANTNNLELW from the exons ATGGAATCATTTCAAAATCCTTACGGGGCCACGCTCAACCGTAGCCAATCGCTGATGAGTGGCCTGGAGAAGACTCCTCCCACCTGCAACAAGCCCACCCACTCTCGGAGCAGTAGCACTGCCTCCTCCCGTCACTCCCGG AACATTAAAGATTGGGAGGTGATGGACGACCTTCAGGTGGACGTGACGTCAGGTGACAACCCCCAGGACCTGACCATCCCAGGCATCTGTGAAGGATACCTCCTCAAGAGGAGAAAATGGCCCCTGAAAGGCTGGCACAAG AGGTACTTTGTGTTGGAAACAGGGATCTTGCGATATTCCAAAACCCAACAAGAT aTCACAAGGGGAAAGCTCCATGGTTCATTAGATGTCAGCCTTGCAGTCATGTCAATCAACAAGAAATCCAATCGTATCAATTTGGATGCAGGAGACATTCTATATCACATGAAG GCCAAGAGTCATGACCTGTTCTACATCTGGGTGACCAAGCTGAGTGCCCACCGCATGTTCAAGAAGAACGAGGCTGCTCAAGTGCACAATGGCTTCCTCCAGGCCTTGTCCCAGGGCACCAGTGTGGCTGGACTAGCACAGCGGAATGGCATGCAGGACGTG TCTTCCTACCAACACTACCAAAGCACTACAGGCTCTTACATGGGTGAGATAGCTGCACCAACACTGTCAGAGTTTCCCTCGGTCAACCCTGGGGTGAATGGGAAGGTGTCAGCCTGGTTACAACAGACTCATGACCCAGACAGCTGTGCTGAAG AGCTGAACCGTTGTCAGTTGGACCTGTCTGAGCTGAACCGGCTGGTCCAGAGGCTGCAGTCACTGGAGGGGGGGCAGCAAGCCTTCACCAATGGAGAGCTGCAGCGCATCATCAGCATGCAG AATCTTTCCCTTGAGAAACCCAAGAAGTCCAGGTCTGGCAAGATATGGGGTCACTCACGCACAATGTCAAGAGTGGAGGCCCTTGGAATGGTAAGACAG CCTTTTCGTGGGATTACAAAATCG CTGTCCTCCAGTCACCTGAACAGCTCTTCCCAACTGGGTGCAtctgtcccctccctcccagACTATGTACCCTCCATCCCAGACTACGTCTGCTCCCAGCTGTCCCCTCCCACCAACACCTCTGCTGAAGGCAAGAAGATCCAGCAGGACATCTGTACTTTGTCCCAAAGAG TGCACACGTCCCTCAAGTCTGTGCATGAGGCCTTGGCCCAGGAGCGTCAGAGACTGCAGGACACTTACCACCAATCAACCACACTGGCTGAG ACTGCATCTGGGAACCAGTCCCGCCGCACGCCCTCAGTGACAGACTCTGCAGCAGAGTATTTTGATGCGAGTGACGACGTCCTGAATGGGAGCTCCTCTGAGTCTGACGAGTCTGGTCTGAGCGACAGGACCACCAGCAACTCTGAACCTGAGGAGGGCCATG CTTCGGCCACTCGTGAGTACCGTGCCAGCATCTCTAAGGCTCCCAACAGCGTCGTGCCCAAGAACACCGGCCGCCGTACCACTCTGCCTGCCCACTGCCCAGAGAATGCCCATGTGGGCCTGATGCAGATCCTCTACAACAATATAGGCAAGGACCTGTCCCGTGTCTCCATGCCTGCTGCTCTCAACGAGCCCATCAACCTGATACAAAGACTGTGTGAGGAGCTGGAGTACTCCGAGCTGCTGGACACTGccaacaacacacaggacccctACCAGAGGAtg GTCTACGTTGGTGCCTTTGCCATCTCTGGTTATGCTACAGCTCACTACCGCAACCGCTACAAGCCCTTTAATCCACTCCTGGGGGAGACCTACGAATGTGTGAGAGAGGACAAGGGCTTCCGCTACATCAGTGAGCAG GTTTGCCACCATCCCCCCATCTCTGCATGTCACGCAGACTCAGATAACTTCTCCTTGTGGCAGG ACCAGCGGTGGAAGAATAAGTTCTGGGGAAAGTCACTGGAGATCATGCCAACAGGGATCGTGAATGTCACTCTCCCAAG GTTTGGGGACCACTATGAGTGGAACAAAGTAGTGACCTGTGTCCATAATGTCCTGAGCCAGCAGCGCTACCTGGAGCACTATGGGGAGGTCATCATCCGTAACCTCAATAGCAACGCATGCACTTGTAAGATCACCTTTGTCAAGTCCCGCTATTGGGGGTCGGACACCAACAAGAACGAGGTGCAGGGCACTGTGCTGGACCAGACTGGGAGTGTTATCCACCGGTTTGGGGGGTTGTGGCATGAGGGCATCTTCTGTGACACTTTTCCCACTCCGCAGTGTATCTGGAAGCCAA ATCCCCAGCCCAAGGACTACCACCTGTATTACGGTTTTTCCAACTTCGCACTGGAGCTGAACGAGCTCACCCCAGGCTTGAAGCCTCTTCTGCCCCCCACAGACTCACGCCTTCGCCCTGACCAGAG GATGCTGGAGTATGGGAGGGTGGATGATTGTGATAAGTTTAAAGAAGAAGTGGAGGACACGCAGAGGGAGCGGAGGAAACAACTAGCTAAGAAAGGACAAGAGCACAAGCCACGCTTCTTCAA GAAAGCCGTGGATTCCTCTGGGAGGGATGTGTGGCTGACCAACGGAACCTATTGGAAATTCAGAGAGAACCCGGGGTTTGCTAACACAAACAACCTGGAACTATGGTGA